One Oryza glaberrima chromosome 10, OglaRS2, whole genome shotgun sequence DNA segment encodes these proteins:
- the LOC127786283 gene encoding LOW QUALITY PROTEIN: uncharacterized protein LOC127786283 (The sequence of the model RefSeq protein was modified relative to this genomic sequence to represent the inferred CDS: substituted 2 bases at 2 genomic stop codons) — protein RRSKEFIDGVHYFLRVAEANRQKGFIYCPCNKCKNQKEYSASRTIHFHLFESGFMPSYNCXTSYGXQGVEVEEDEVEDDNISDFAQYARFEGNQTGEEERDADGNNVADDLGQMLQDAKEDCESEKGAHKLDKMLEDHRTSLYPGCEQGHKKLDTTLEFMQWKAKNGVSDKAFGDLLKLVKNILPEGNKLPETTYEAKKIVCPLGLEVQKIHACPNDCILYRGEEYENLEACPVCKALRYKIRRDDPGEVNGQLTKKRIPAKVMWYFPIIPWLRRLFRNKGNARMMRWHAEERQQDGMLRHPADGSQWRNIDRKFKYFGKDARNIRKVVYMGHRRFLAANHPVRKKGKHFEHKADHRTKPKHHSGKIVIAMVQDLKVVFGKGPGSQPIESEDGHAAMWKKNSIFWELPYWEFLDVRHAIDVMHLTKNLCVNLLGFLGVYGKSKDTLEARNDLKHMEQRGD, from the exons cggcggtccaaagagtttattgacggcgtgcattattttttgagagtggccgaagctaacaggcaaaagggttttatttattgtccatgcaataagtgtaagaatcagaaggagtattctgcatccaggactattcatttccacttgtttgagtcggggttcatgccaagctataattgttgaaCATCCTACGGATAGCAAGGTGttgaagtggaagaagatgaagtggaagacgacaatatttcggactttgctcagtacgctagatttgaaggaaatcaaacgggcgaggaggaaagggatgctgatggtaacaacgttgcggatgatcttggtcagatgttgcaggacgccaaggaggattgcgaaagtgaaaagggggcccataaattggacaagatgttagaggaccacagaacgtcgttgtacccaggttgcgagcaggggcacaaaaagttggataccactctggagttcatgcaatggaaggcaaaaaatggtgttagtgacaaggcatttggcgatttattgaaactcgtcaagaacattcttccggagggaaacaaattgcccgagacaacgtacgaggctaaaaagatagtctgccctctaggactagaagttcagaagattcacgcatgtccgaatgattgtatcctatatcgcggtgaggagtacgagaacctagaagcatgccctgtttgcaaagcactacgatacaagattagacgagatgatccggGAGAAGTTAAtgggcagctaacgaagaagagaattcctgcaaaggtgatgtggtatttccctataataccatggctaaggcgtttgttcaggaacaaggggaatgctagaatgatgcgatggcacgctgaagagcgtcaacaggacgggatgctgagacaccccgccgatggttcacagtggcgaaacatcgacagaaaatttaaatactttggaaaggacgcacgaaacatacg gaaggttgtgtacatgggtcatcgtcgattccttgcagcaaaccacccggtacggaagaaaggcaagcactttgaacataaggcggaccaccgtacgaagcctaaacatcacaGCGGGAAAATAGTGATTGCTATGGTtcaagatcttaaagtagtgtttggaaaggggcctggcagccagcctatagagagcgaagatggtcacgcggcgatgtggaaaaagaactctatattttgggagttaccctattgggaattttTGGACGTCCGCcatgcaatcgacgtgatgcacctcactaagaatctttgtgtaaaccttcttggcttcctaggtgtatatggaaagtcgaaagatacactggaagcacgtaatgatctgaagcatatggaacaacgcggtgac
- the LOC127753113 gene encoding transcription factor ILI3-like, translating to MSGRRASGRITDDEINELISKLQSLLPESSRRRGATSRSPATKLLKEMCSYIKSLHREVDDLSERLSELMATMDSNSPQADIIRSLLR from the exons ATGTCGGGGCGGCGAGCATCGGGCAGGATCACCGACGACGAGATCAACGAGCTCATCTCCAAGCTGCAGTCCCTCCTCCCGGagtcctctcgccgccgcggcgccacctcCCGG tcgccggcgacgaagctGCTGAAGGAGATGTGCAGCTACATCAAGAGCCTGCACCGGGAAGTGGACGACCTGAGCGAGCGGCTGTCGGAGCTCATGGCGACCATGGACAGCAACAGCCCTCAGGCCGACATCATCCGCAGCCTCCTCCGCTAG